Sequence from the Rhodococcus pseudokoreensis genome:
CAGGAGAAAACCTATCGTCAACACGAAGACGGAGGCGACGATCTTCCACCATAGCGGCTGATCGGACACGCCGGCCCCGACAGTCCAGCAGAGGACACCAGCCAGGGTCAGGACCATCGAGATCTTGTGTGTGCCAGGGTGAGCGGACGGTCGCAATCCCCGGACCAAGCCGTCGCCCAGTCCTCCGATGCCGATGAGGCTGAGTCCGGCGAAGTACAGCGCGGTGCTCATTGCGGATCCTCCGATCGGTGCGACGCTGCCCTCTTCTCGGGCATCGACTGGTCAGGCTGCGCCGCCCTGCCGCGCCGGTGCCCCGCCCGCGCCTGGATCCGCCGGTGGTAAGTGATGTGGTGTCGGATCCGACGGAAGTCGTGGTGTTCTGGGGAGTCGGTCGCCGGGCTCACCGATGTCTCCCACCGTCCCCTGATGGTGTATTCGGCCGTCGGACAGCGTGTAGGTGACGCCGGCGATGGCGCAGGTACCGGCCTCGATGCGTCCGGCGATGATGCGTGAGCGTTGCGCAAGAAGTGCGCCGGTCTCCACGACGTGATGGGCTTCGAGTTCGTCTGCGGTGCAGAGTCCTTCGCGACGTCCCGTCATGACCGACGGTGCCACGCGTTCGACGACGGTGCGAATGAATCCCTCCGGCACCGCGCCGTTGTCGAGCGCGTCGAGCGTCGCCTTCACGGCGCCACAGCCGTCGTGGCCGAGCACGACAATGAGCGGAACGTTCACGATGTCGACGGCGTACTCGATCGAGCCGAGAACGGCGTCGTCGAGGACATGGCCTGCGGTGCGCACGACGAACACGTCACCGAGACCCTGATCGAAGATGATCTCGGCGGCGACTCGCGAGTCTCCGCATCCGAACAACACGGCGGTGGGGTGCTGCCCGTCGGAGAGCGCCGCGCGGTCCGCGATCCCCTGGTTGGGATGCAGTGGGGTTCCGTTGACGAATCGCTCGTTTCCCTGCCGCAGGGCCTGCCATGCGGACGCGGGGTTCATAGTGTGCGAGGAATCTGTGTGCACTGAGGCCTCATTTCGTCTCAACCTGGCTGGGTACTCGTTTTCGCTGCGCCGGCATCGGTCCGACGCTCGAACATCACCGATGAGGTCACAGGCTCAGCGCGGCGCGATGGTCCAGTACCCACCAAGCTACCCAACTTCTTGCGTCATGCAAGGCTTAGCTTCTGCAATACTTGAGCTATGCACAAACGCGGCGGTGACGACGAGTCGGTGAGCACGAGTCCCGAGGATCTGCGAGCATTCGAAGTCGCCATCCGAGATCTCGTGGGTGTGGCGCTGCGCAGCATCGAGGGAGGCGACGTCGAGGTCACGTTGCCGCAGCTGAGGTTGTTGATGGTGCTCAGCGAGGAGGGCACAGTGAGTTCGAGTCAGGCGGCGCGAGCACTGGGTGTTGCCGCATCGACGGTCACCCGCCTCGCGGATCGTCTCCTCGCCTCCGGGCACCTCAGGCGAGGCGCGGATCGATCGAATCGCAGCGTCGTCACCCTGGAATCGACGGCGCGGGGGCGCGCCGTCGTCGAGCAGGTGAATGCCAGGCGGCAAGGGGAGCTACGTCGCATCCTCGACCAACTCGACCCCACCGAGCGGTCCGATTGTGCGGCCACCTTGCGTCGCATACACGCGTGCCTCGACGGTACGTCGACACCACCGGCGCTCAGTTCGCTTTTGCGGTGAACTGCCCGCTCCCGTGGTGGCCGGCTGGTGCGAAAAGGTCACACGTGCGATCCGATGGCGCATCGAGCGCGACTACCGGGAACTGGAAACCGGGCTCGGACTGGACCATTACGACGAGCCCTCCTGGCTCGACAGGCACCACCACGCCACCCTGGTCACCGCCGCCCATCTCTTACCGCCCTGCGATTGACCCGATTGACTCCAAAATAGGCTGGGCAGGACTGCCTCCGCGAACGTCAACGCGCACTTGCCCGTTGGATCGGTACCTGCCGACTGTGCCACCACACCCCTTGGCGCAGTCCTACTAGCTTGAGTTTCCCCGCTATCTGATTGGTCGGCGTGTCTTCGACTGTGGTGCTTGCCTTTCGGTGCCATCGGCTGTATTACCTAGATATGGCTTCGATCGTGGGGAAGCGGCAGGGTGGGAAGACGTACTACTACCTGGTCGAATCGGCCCGTGTGGACGGCAAGCCGCGGATCGTCTCGCAGCAGTATTTGGGCAGCGCGGACGAGGTGATGGCGAAGCTGACCGGCGCCGAGCAGGGGCAGCCGGTCCGCACCCAGCACAAGGGGTTCGGGGATGTGGCGGCGGCATGGTCGATCCTCGACCGGCTCGGAGTGGCCGAGGTGATCGACGCGGTCGCGCCGCGCCGCTCGGATGCGGCGGTGTCGGTGGGCACCTACCTGGCGTTGGCCACCGTCAACCGGGTGGTGGCACCGCGATCGAAGGCGGCATTCGCGCAGTGGTGGGCGGGCACCGCGGGCTCCCGGTGGGTCAAGGCGCCCGCCGCCGCGCTCGATCACCGCCGCTTCTGGAAGGCGATGGACCGCCTCGGCGAGGACGAACTCCGCCGGGTCGAGACCGAACTCGGCCGCCGCATGGTCACCGAGTTCGGGCTGGACCTGTCCGGGCTGGCCCTGGACATGACCAACTTCGCCACGTTCATCGACTCGGCCAACGAGGCGGCGCCGATCGCACAACGCGGCAGGGCCAAACAGAAACGCGTGGACCTGCGGCTGGTCGGGCTGGCGTTGGTGATCACCCGCGACGGCGGAGTCCCGATCGTCTCGCACCCGTACCCGGGCGATCGACCTGACGTCACCCAGTTCTCCGACCTCCTCGACGCACTGGTGACCCGCTACCGGGACCTGACCAACACGGTCGACTCGCTGACCGTGGTCTACGACGCCGGCCAGAACTCGACCGCCAACCACGCCCGCGTCGAGGACTCGGGCATCGGCTTCGTGGGCTCGCTGCCCCCGAGTGATCATCCCGAGCTGCTGGCCCTGGGCAAATCCCGCTACATCAGCGTCGACGAGGACCGCTATCCCGGCCTGACCTGTGTCGACACCGAAGTCCGCGCCCTCGGTGTCACCCGGCGGGCCGTGGTGACCCATTCGCCGAACCTGCACGCCAAACAATCCCGCGGATTCGACCAGACCCTGGCCAAGGTCCGCCGACAACTCGCCGAACTGCAGGCCACCCTCGCGCGCGGACGCACCCGCCGCGAGAAGGCCGCCGTGCAGGACGCGATCGACCGGATCTGCCGGCCCCGCTGGGTGCGCGAGGTACTCACCACCACCCTGACTGGGGACACTCCCGGCAGCCTGCGGCTGTCCTGGCGCACCGACACCAAGTCCCGGAAACGACTCGAACACCGGATCTTCGGCAAACGCATCCTGTTCACCAACCGTGAGCACTGGACCGCCGCCGAGGTCGTCGCCGCCTACCGGTCCCAATCCGAAGTCGAATCCGGCTTCCGGCAACTCAAAGATCCCGCCGTCGTCTCGTTCTCCCCGATGCACCACTGGACCGACTCCAAGATCCGCGTCCACGTCTTCTACTGCGTCCTCGCCCTCGCCGTGGCACACCTGATGCGCCGCCAGGCCGAACACGCCGGCCTGCACCTGTCCGTGCGCGCCCTGCTCACCGAACTCGCCGGCATCGAAGAAACCGTGCTGCTCTACCACGACGGCGGCAAGGGACGACCCCGCGCCAGCCGCATGCTCACCGACATGAACGACACCCAACACCGCCTCTACGAGGTGTTCGCACTCGACCGCTACGCCCCCACCCGATGATCCGAGGCGACAGTTAGGTAATACAGCCACACCACCCCAAAATCCCTACTGGCCAGCACAAACGTCACCCAGGCGCGAGACAGCGGGGAAACTCCGGCTAGGGGAGGGCGTGGGGTACGGGTCCGATCTCGATGGTCGACGACGTTGCCGCCAGGCCGATCCGGGCCCATTCCACGGTCACCGTGAGCGACACCGGCGCGGGGATTCCGTCTATCCAGTACCGCGGCGTGGTGCGGAAGTCGCTCAAGCGCGTCGTTCCGGTCGACAGGATCGGGGCCTGGTACGGGTCTGCTTCGCCCGTGAGATCCCCGGCACGCACGTGTGTCCGGAGGAACGACCACCGCGGCGACGGGTCCCCGGGGTCGGTCAGCGGTCGTGTTTCATAGCGGGCCTGCTGGGCCGCGTGGCCGTAGGCGGTGAGGGCAAGACGCAGTTCCACCCCGGCCGGGTAGCGAAGAAGGTCGATGAGTTCGACGGTGATCCCGAGGCCTGCAGCGAGAACGGAACGCCCGTGAACAATACCCACCCCGCGCCACGAGGGTGGGGGTGCGGCCGGCCAGCGTCTTCGCATACTCGTCATACTTCCACTGAGACAGAACCTCGACGTGAGAATCCCATCGGAGGAGGACTTTTCGCGTCCCACGGCACGCAAACGACGTTGGTATCCGTGCCGTGGTGTGCACGACAATTGTATCAAGCAACACCTGCTCCGGCGGTCTCCCTGTGTGTGCGCGGTAGTGTGAGTGGGCCGGAACGACAGTGCCCCTCTGCTGCGCCTGGTGGTGGCAGGGGGAGTGGCACACTGGAGGGGACAGCACCAGCACCAGACGGTGGGTCATCCTGTGGATGTCGAACTTTGGGTTCCACCCTCTTCGGTGAGGCGGTCGGTAATCCGCCGAACTACCCGCGGACAGGAAAAGGCACTTACCCCACCGTATTGCGATCCTGCGAGGGTGTCCCATTCGCTCAGCGGTACGGACGCTTCTGCGCCGTGGAGTCGTTTATCAACAGGTGAATGGTGGAACACGATGACCGCGCCGCGACGCGCACGACTTCTGAGCGCATGCGGGACTTCGCGTCCGTTGGACAACGTTTCGCGCGTGGCTCGACGGGCTGCTGTCGCACGCGTTGTCCAAGTGGGCACTGGGTGCTGTCACCCTGACCGCCGATTGTCGAGGATCACTGTGGCGGTGGCAGGGTAGACGGAAGAGATGTGTGTCCCCTCGAGTCTCACTCAGCCGCGTCGCACCCTGTCGCGGTCGCCGGTGCGGCGCGGCGGTCCGGACTTGTCTCCACGGTGGCGTAGTGCTCCGCCTTCGGACTCCCAGCGGTGTTGGGCGAGCAGTGCCAGCCGGCGGTCCTCGGCCTCGCGCGCACCGATCGCCAGCAGTTCGTCGGCGGTGGAGACGTCGCGCGGACTCGCCGCCGTCATTATGGTCGCGTAGGCGAAGACCGGGTCGGTATAGGGAGGGACCACCAGCAGGACCAGCCGCCCGAACTTCTCGCCGGTGATCGCCAGTGTGTTGCTCGACTTGTCGCTGGAGCGTCGCAGAGCAACCGTGGTGCCTGCGCGGTCGATACACGACGGTGCTGGCGCCCAGCCGTTCTCGTCGTAGAAGATTTCGTCGATGTGGCCCAGCCGCCGCGAGAGGGCCGTGAGCAGGGCCGGAAGTTCATCGGTGAGGTGAGTCGATCGTGGCCACCAGGCGCCCTGTACGAATCCGCGGGACTGGGCGGGCTTGAGCCGCAATCGCAGTCCTCGACCGGTTGAGGGTGTCGCCTTCGAGGAATCCACATGCAAGGTTGGTGTGGACATCAGTGGCCTCCCGCCTGTTGATGATTGGTGAAACTGGTGTCGTGGGATTTACGGATGGGGGTTTCGTCGGCATGCTGTGGGTGCAGTGCTGGGTCATTCTCGGGTGTTGCCCTGCAACGCTCCGTTAGGTGACGTGTGTGGTGGTTCGGCAGACATCCACGCCACCGGCCGGCGGGTATCGCACGAGCGGCCCGGCGGTCGCGTTGTGTGGTTTCCGGCAACGGTGCTGTGAGCGATCGCCGTGATCGTGGTCGATGGCCCCGAGGCTCAGTGGACCGTCCTCGAAGTCCAGCGCCGACTTCAGGCCGGCAACTTCGTTGTGCAGCCGCTCCATCTTCCTGTCGAGTCGGTGCGCGACGTCGGCGGCCTCGGTCAGCTCCTGCACCAATCGGCGGGGGACGGAGCGCTGGTACTTGTAGTAGATCTTGTGCTCGAGGCTGGCCCAGAAGTCCATGGCGATCGTCCGGATTTGCAGCTCGACGGGTACCTGGACGGCCCGGTCGCTCAAGAACACCGGGATCTCGACTGCCACATGCAAACTTTTGTAGCCGTTGGATTTCGGCTTTGCGATGTAGTCTTCGACCTCGAGCACGGTGACATCGGGCTGACCGCCGATCAGGTCCGCAACGCGGTAGGTGTCCGAGATGAGACCGCAGGTGATGCGGACTCCGGCGATATCGCGGATGTTCTGCCGAATGTCGGCGGCCGTGAGCGGGCAGCGCAGGCGCTGCGCTTTGGCCATGATGCTGTCGGGGGATTTCACCCGTGCCGAGACATGCTCGATCGGGCAGTGGCGATCCAGGTGCATGAAACCCTGTCGCAGGATGTGCATTTTGGTGGTCAACGTCGAGATTGGGCATTGGTAGGGCAACACGAACTGGGTGAATTCGGGACCGAAGAGCTCGAACTGCGTCGTCATCGGTAAGTCGGGATCGCAGATGGTGTCGACCGTCATCCCCTACCTCTGCTGTTGTGAAGCGGCTAGTATTTAACGGAAGTCTATCCGTTAAATTGGTAGAATGAAAGGTGACGAGGTGGACGAGGCAAGCGATACCCGGGGGCCGCGGCGAAATTTGCTGCCGCGCAACCGGCAACGGGAACGTGTTCTTCGGATGGTGCGTGAGCACGAGGGTGCGGTGGACGCCGCCGAGCTGGCATCACAGATCGGTGTGCACGTGACGACGGTGCGGTTCCATCTGGACGCACTGTGTGACGACGGCGCGATCACGCGCACCCGGATGAACCGGCCGGGCGCCGGCCGGCCCCGTACCGGCTATCTGGCGATCGAGGAACGCGTGGACTACCGGACCCTCGCCGACGTCCTCGCGATGGAGCTGGGCCAGACGGTGCAGACGCGGGCTCGCCGCGCGCAGCACGCCGGGCACGAATGGGCCGTGCGGATGGCGGCTTCCCGCAGGGCAGGCACCGGTGACGGCGGGCACACACCGGAGTCGGATGACGATGATGCGCTCGATCACGCGGCGGCACGCACCACGGATGCTTTCGCGCGGATGGGGTTCGGCCCCGAGCTGGTCTCGGCGGCGGGACCGCCGACACCGCCGTCGGCGGACAGCGGCGGCCCCGCGGGCGAACGTGAACGGATCATTCGCCTGCACGCCTGCCCGGTACGGGATCTGGCCCGGTCGCATCCCGAGGTGGTGTGCGGAGTGCACCGGGGGTTGCTGCAGGGTCTGCTGGACACGTCAGCGACCGAGGGAGACCGAAAGCCGCATCGACCGGACATCTCGGCTCACCTCGAGCCGTTCGTGGAACCCGAACTGTGTGTGGCCAGGCTGGTGGCGGGGTGAGTCAGGTTGCCCGAAACCCGGTGCTGCTGGTGCCGGGGTCTGGGCCGGGGTGATGGCGGCGATGTCGGGGTGATGGTGGCGATCGTTCTCCGGAACGCTCTGTGACACGCTGTCTCCGAGAGCGACTCGTAGATGATTTCGGCACATCGAAATCTGTGGGCCCCAGGTTTCTTTCGACGGGCCTCTGGTGATGTGAGGCACTCGTGCACGCCCGAGCCGCACTGTGCGCCACCGTTACCGGTGCGGCCGCGCGTGAATCTGCACAGTTGACCCAGCCTCCGGGCCGGCCGGCGTTGGACGACAGCGGTGGGCCGGGTTTACGGGCGGGGGATTGCTACGACGCCGCCTCGCCGACGCTGTACCCGGAAAGGTCGGGGACGGCCCAATTCTCACCGTGTTTCTCGAGCGGGATGGTCGCCACAACAATGTCCGGATCCAGCGGCACCGCTCCCATGATCCGCGGAACCCACCGACCGGGAGTACCCGACGGCCCCGCCGTCTCCTCCCATCGAATGTCGACACCGGCATCGCGGAGTGCGTCCTGGTCGATCACAATCACCGCCAGGGGAAGATTGACGTCACCGTATACGGTGGCGAGGACATGCTCGAGTTGCTCCGCGGTCGCGGCGTGGATGAATCCGATCTGATCGAGTGTGTGGGCGCGGGTGGACGCTTCGTATTCGCCGAACCGTGCGGCGCCTTCCCAGTCGTCGGCGAGGGCTATGTGAAAGATCTGTTCGCTCATCGTGATGTCCTTGTGGAGGATTGTCCGTGGGAATGCAGGTGTCGGGCGCGCCGCCGAGCGCCAACGGGTCGACGGGCAATTCGTGTGCGGCCGACTCAGGCCGAGGAACGTGGACGGCCGAAGTCGGCGGCGCGTGCGGAGGTGAGCGCGGTCCGCGTGACCGCTTCCCGCTGCGCGGCTGCTTCGTACAGTTGATGCGACAGGTCTGCCAGGGCGCGGGCAGCGGCCATGTCGTCGCTGACCTCCGGGACGTCGGTATGGTGCGGATTGCGCCGGGCGAGTCCCGTTCCCACGAATATGGCCCGGCCGCTGGTATGCAGACGGGCGCTCGCTCGTGTCTGGGCGCCGGTCTCCGCCGATTTGTGGTCGTCGATGACGATGTTCACCGACCATGTCTTCTGGTTCACGGTTGATGCACTCCCTTTCGTGTTCTGCGCCGCGGACGCATCCGAGTCGACGCTGGTGCCCCCGGGGGGTTGTCTGCGGCCACCGTCTGCTCTGCTCGGCGCGGATTGTGGTGGGTTTCCGGGAGATCCGTGGCCTCACGTGCCCGGCGATGAGACGCCGTTCCGTCATCGAGGTCACGGCTGGGGGAGCGATCAGAGGGGTGGTCATCGCGGACCCGATGGGGAAGTCGGGAGGTGAGGGCATCGAGTTCGGCGGAGTCGGTGCCGGTCAGGTTGCGGTGCATCGCCCGGGCGATCCTGGTGGCGTGGACGGTGGCGTGTGCGGCGATCGGATCATGAAACCTCTGCCCGACCGTGGTGGACCAGAGGGTGAGCCATCGTAGGAAGTGCCGTGCCTCGAGTCGCTGTCGGGTGTGGACGCTCCGGTGCACCCGCAGGGCGCTGCCCTGGTAGCGGCCGGCCCCGAACAGGACGGTCTCCCAGAAGTCGCACATGATCGGCAGGTGTGATTCGAGCCCCCTCTCGCGGATCTCGGCGAACGGGACGGCGAGGAGGTCGTCGACGAGCACGCGCCCGTAGAACCGGCGGAGCACGTCCTCGATGTCGGCGCGAGTGGCCAGATCCGTGCGTGGGTGTTCGCCCGGTGTCAGTGCAGGCATGAGGCCACCGCCCGAAACAGCTGGAAGATCAACGCGATCAGCAATGCGACCTTCGCCGCCTCCAGTCCGATGTACACCAGGTGCACCCTCGATCGTGGCAGGCTCTCGCCGGCGAGGATCCGGTCCGATCGTTTACTCAGGGGCGGGCGCACCACCGCGACCTGCACCACCAGCACCACCGTGACCAGCGCGAGCACCGTCAACGCGGTCGCGTCCGGTGGCGCGGCCACGCACGACGCCAACAACGCCAGTGCCAGAACCAATTCCACCGCATTGAGCGCGAAGAAGACCTTCCGGCCGATCCCGAGCCCGATGGCCAGGGTCACGCCCGGAGCCCGAAATTTGATCGGCGCCTCGAGAAACGAAATCGCCACCACCATCCCGAGCCAGAACACCGGCAGGATCAACTGCGTGTAGCGCGCCACCTCAGTCATGGGCCACCCACCTTGCGAGGCCGGTTCGGGCTCGGGTTCGACGGACGGTGCCCGGTAGTCGGGTGCAGCAGTAGTCGTCCCGCGGGGTCGGCCGGTCGCCGCCGCTCACGGACCACGACCGTGCATGCACCGCAGCCGCATCGGCTTCGGGACACCGGAGTGAACTGTGGGAACGATCGGCGGTGTCACTCATCGCCGGCCCGTTTCTCGCTCGGGTCCGGAGACTGTGCCCGCGGTGACCGTCACCGACTTGGGCCGTCGGCCGACGTACGTTTCGGCGCGCATCCGCTCGACCATGTGGGGGTAGTGCAGTTCGAACGCGGGGCGCTCGGAACGGATTCGGGGCAGCTCGGTGAAGTTGTGCCGCGGCGGGGGACAACTGGTGGCCCACTCGAGCGAGTTCCCGTAGCCCCAGGGGTCGTCGACCGTGACCACCTCGCCGTACCGGTAGGACTTGAAGACATTCCAGACGAACGGCAACACGGACCCGCCGAGGATGAACGAGCCGATCGTCGAGACGGTGTTGAGGGTGGTGAACCCGTCCGAGGGGAGGTAGTCGGCGTAGCGGCGGGGCATGCCTTCGGCGCCGAGCCAGTGTTGGACCAGGAAGGTGGTGTGGAAACCGATGAAGGTGGTCCAGAAGTGCCACCGGCCGAGGCGCTCGTCCATCAGCCTTCCGGTCATCTTCGGGAACCAGAAGTAGATGCCGGCGTAGGTGGCGAACACGATGGTCCCGAACAGCACGTAGTGGAAGTGCGCGACGAGGAAGTAGGAGTCGGTGACGTGGAAGTCCAGCGGCGGGCTCGCGAGTAACACGCCGGACAGGCCACCGAACAGAAAGGTCACCAGGAAACCGAGCGAGAACAGCATCGGTGTTTCGAAGGTGAGCTGCCCTTTCCACATGGTGCCGATCCAGTTGAAGAACTTCACCCCGGTGGGTATCGCGATGAAGAAGCTCATCAGTGAGAAGAACGGCAGCAGAACGGCGCCGGTGGCGAACATGTGGTGCGCCCACACCGCGGTCGACAGTGCGGCGATGGCGATGGTCGCGTAGACGAGGCCGGTGTAGCCGAAGAGCGGCTTGCGGCTGAAGACCGGGAAGATCTCCGAGACGATGCCGAAGAACGGGATCGCGACGATGTACACCTCGGGGTGCCCGAAGAACCAGAACAGGTGCTGCCAGAGCAGGGCGCCACCGGTGGCCGGATCGAACAGGTGCGCGCCCAGGTGCCGATCCACGAGCAGACCCAACAGCGCCGCGGTCAGAATCGGGAAGGCAATCAGTACCAGGATCATGGTGATGAAGATGTTCCAGGTGAAGATCGGCATCCGGAACATCGTCATCCCCGGGGCGCGCAGACAGATGACGGTGGTGATCATGTTGACGCCCCCGAGGATGGTGCCCACACCCGCCAACGCCAACCCCATGATCCACAGATCGCCGCCCACCCCCGGCGAATGCACCGCGCTGGTCAGGGGCGAATACCCGGTCCAGCCGAAGTCCGCCGCACCTCCCGGGGTGAGAAACCCGGACACGGTGATGATCGCCCCGAACAGATACAACCAGTAACTCAGCGCGTTCAACCGCGGGAACGCCACGTCGGGGGCGCCGATCTGCAGCGGCAGAATGTAGTTCGCGAACCCGAAGACGATCGGCGTCGCGTACAGCAACAACATGATGGTGCCGTGCATCGTGAACAGCTGGTTGTACTGCTCATTGGACAAGAACTGCAAACCCGGCACCGCCAGCTCGCCGCGGATCAGCAGGGCCATCAACCCGCCCACCATGAAGAACGCGAACGAGGTGACCAGGTACATCAGACCCAGCATCTTGGGGTCGGTGGTCGTGGCGGCCTTGTAGAGAAACGATCCCTTGATCCCGCGCCGTGTCGGGTACGGCCGGAC
This genomic interval carries:
- a CDS encoding carbonic anhydrase, yielding MNPASAWQALRQGNERFVNGTPLHPNQGIADRAALSDGQHPTAVLFGCGDSRVAAEIIFDQGLGDVFVVRTAGHVLDDAVLGSIEYAVDIVNVPLIVVLGHDGCGAVKATLDALDNGAVPEGFIRTVVERVAPSVMTGRREGLCTADELEAHHVVETGALLAQRSRIIAGRIEAGTCAIAGVTYTLSDGRIHHQGTVGDIGEPGDRLPRTPRLPSDPTPHHLPPADPGAGGAPARQGGAA
- a CDS encoding MarR family winged helix-turn-helix transcriptional regulator: MHKRGGDDESVSTSPEDLRAFEVAIRDLVGVALRSIEGGDVEVTLPQLRLLMVLSEEGTVSSSQAARALGVAASTVTRLADRLLASGHLRRGADRSNRSVVTLESTARGRAVVEQVNARRQGELRRILDQLDPTERSDCAATLRRIHACLDGTSTPPALSSLLR
- a CDS encoding IS1634 family transposase; protein product: MASIVGKRQGGKTYYYLVESARVDGKPRIVSQQYLGSADEVMAKLTGAEQGQPVRTQHKGFGDVAAAWSILDRLGVAEVIDAVAPRRSDAAVSVGTYLALATVNRVVAPRSKAAFAQWWAGTAGSRWVKAPAAALDHRRFWKAMDRLGEDELRRVETELGRRMVTEFGLDLSGLALDMTNFATFIDSANEAAPIAQRGRAKQKRVDLRLVGLALVITRDGGVPIVSHPYPGDRPDVTQFSDLLDALVTRYRDLTNTVDSLTVVYDAGQNSTANHARVEDSGIGFVGSLPPSDHPELLALGKSRYISVDEDRYPGLTCVDTEVRALGVTRRAVVTHSPNLHAKQSRGFDQTLAKVRRQLAELQATLARGRTRREKAAVQDAIDRICRPRWVREVLTTTLTGDTPGSLRLSWRTDTKSRKRLEHRIFGKRILFTNREHWTAAEVVAAYRSQSEVESGFRQLKDPAVVSFSPMHHWTDSKIRVHVFYCVLALAVAHLMRRQAEHAGLHLSVRALLTELAGIEETVLLYHDGGKGRPRASRMLTDMNDTQHRLYEVFALDRYAPTR
- a CDS encoding DUF5994 family protein encodes the protein MRLKPAQSRGFVQGAWWPRSTHLTDELPALLTALSRRLGHIDEIFYDENGWAPAPSCIDRAGTTVALRRSSDKSSNTLAITGEKFGRLVLLVVPPYTDPVFAYATIMTAASPRDVSTADELLAIGAREAEDRRLALLAQHRWESEGGALRHRGDKSGPPRRTGDRDRVRRG
- a CDS encoding GTP pyrophosphokinase, which translates into the protein MTVDTICDPDLPMTTQFELFGPEFTQFVLPYQCPISTLTTKMHILRQGFMHLDRHCPIEHVSARVKSPDSIMAKAQRLRCPLTAADIRQNIRDIAGVRITCGLISDTYRVADLIGGQPDVTVLEVEDYIAKPKSNGYKSLHVAVEIPVFLSDRAVQVPVELQIRTIAMDFWASLEHKIYYKYQRSVPRRLVQELTEAADVAHRLDRKMERLHNEVAGLKSALDFEDGPLSLGAIDHDHGDRSQHRCRKPHNATAGPLVRYPPAGGVDVCRTTTHVT
- a CDS encoding helix-turn-helix transcriptional regulator, producing MVREHEGAVDAAELASQIGVHVTTVRFHLDALCDDGAITRTRMNRPGAGRPRTGYLAIEERVDYRTLADVLAMELGQTVQTRARRAQHAGHEWAVRMAASRRAGTGDGGHTPESDDDDALDHAAARTTDAFARMGFGPELVSAAGPPTPPSADSGGPAGERERIIRLHACPVRDLARSHPEVVCGVHRGLLQGLLDTSATEGDRKPHRPDISAHLEPFVEPELCVARLVAG
- a CDS encoding DUF952 domain-containing protein, translated to MSEQIFHIALADDWEGAARFGEYEASTRAHTLDQIGFIHAATAEQLEHVLATVYGDVNLPLAVIVIDQDALRDAGVDIRWEETAGPSGTPGRWVPRIMGAVPLDPDIVVATIPLEKHGENWAVPDLSGYSVGEAAS
- a CDS encoding dsRBD fold-containing protein; this encodes MNQKTWSVNIVIDDHKSAETGAQTRASARLHTSGRAIFVGTGLARRNPHHTDVPEVSDDMAAARALADLSHQLYEAAAQREAVTRTALTSARAADFGRPRSSA
- a CDS encoding group III truncated hemoglobin codes for the protein MPALTPGEHPRTDLATRADIEDVLRRFYGRVLVDDLLAVPFAEIRERGLESHLPIMCDFWETVLFGAGRYQGSALRVHRSVHTRQRLEARHFLRWLTLWSTTVGQRFHDPIAAHATVHATRIARAMHRNLTGTDSAELDALTSRLPHRVRDDHPSDRSPSRDLDDGTASHRRAREATDLPETHHNPRRAEQTVAADNPPGAPASTRMRPRRRTRKGVHQP
- the ctaD gene encoding cytochrome c oxidase subunit I, giving the protein MTPVVSELVPVRPYPTRRGIKGSFLYKAATTTDPKMLGLMYLVTSFAFFMVGGLMALLIRGELAVPGLQFLSNEQYNQLFTMHGTIMLLLYATPIVFGFANYILPLQIGAPDVAFPRLNALSYWLYLFGAIITVSGFLTPGGAADFGWTGYSPLTSAVHSPGVGGDLWIMGLALAGVGTILGGVNMITTVICLRAPGMTMFRMPIFTWNIFITMILVLIAFPILTAALLGLLVDRHLGAHLFDPATGGALLWQHLFWFFGHPEVYIVAIPFFGIVSEIFPVFSRKPLFGYTGLVYATIAIAALSTAVWAHHMFATGAVLLPFFSLMSFFIAIPTGVKFFNWIGTMWKGQLTFETPMLFSLGFLVTFLFGGLSGVLLASPPLDFHVTDSYFLVAHFHYVLFGTIVFATYAGIYFWFPKMTGRLMDERLGRWHFWTTFIGFHTTFLVQHWLGAEGMPRRYADYLPSDGFTTLNTVSTIGSFILGGSVLPFVWNVFKSYRYGEVVTVDDPWGYGNSLEWATSCPPPRHNFTELPRIRSERPAFELHYPHMVERMRAETYVGRRPKSVTVTAGTVSGPERETGRR